From the genome of Bosea sp. Tri-49, one region includes:
- a CDS encoding malonate--CoA ligase, which yields MPAPTAPFAFLDDGRTYSYADMVAVSARFANALVALGVKPGDRVAVQVEKSLEALMLYLGTVRAGAIFLPLNTAYTPAEIEYFLGDAEPAVFVCDTAKAEALKPFADKAGAKLETLGVGAGSLLDKANAAAAEFADVARGADDLAAILYTSGTTGRSKGAMLSHDNLASNALALVDYWRFGKSDVLLHALPIFHTHGLFVATNVILFAGAAMILLPKFDPEQVFKYLPKATSMMGVPTFYVRLLQDQRLSKEATKHMRLFVSGSAPLLAETHREWRERTGHAILERYGMTETNMNTSNPYDGERVAGTVGLPLPGVSARVTDPESGKELARDEIGMIEVKGPNVFKGYWRNPEKTAAEFRADGFFITGDLGKIDPAGYVHIVGRGKDLIITGGYNVYPKEVEAEIDEMPGVIESAVIGCPHPDFGEGVTAVVVAKAGADISAAGIAKALEQRLAKFKQPKQVFVVADLPRNTMGKVQKNLLREQYKDIYAKQLKAGE from the coding sequence ATGCCGGCGCCAACCGCGCCCTTCGCGTTCCTCGATGACGGCCGGACCTATTCCTATGCCGACATGGTCGCGGTCTCCGCCCGCTTCGCCAATGCGCTGGTGGCGCTCGGCGTGAAGCCCGGCGACCGCGTCGCCGTCCAGGTCGAGAAGAGCCTGGAGGCGCTGATGCTCTATCTCGGCACCGTCCGCGCCGGGGCGATCTTCCTGCCGCTCAACACCGCCTATACCCCGGCCGAGATCGAATACTTCCTCGGCGATGCCGAGCCCGCCGTCTTCGTCTGCGATACCGCCAAGGCGGAGGCGCTGAAGCCCTTCGCCGACAAGGCCGGCGCGAAGCTGGAGACGCTCGGCGTCGGCGCCGGCAGCCTGCTCGACAAGGCCAATGCCGCTGCGGCCGAGTTCGCCGATGTTGCCCGCGGCGCCGACGATCTCGCCGCGATCCTCTACACCTCCGGCACGACCGGGCGCTCCAAGGGCGCCATGCTCAGCCATGACAATCTCGCCTCGAACGCGCTGGCGCTGGTCGACTACTGGCGCTTCGGCAAAAGCGACGTGCTGCTGCACGCTCTGCCGATCTTCCACACTCACGGCCTCTTCGTCGCGACCAATGTGATCCTGTTCGCCGGCGCGGCGATGATCCTGCTGCCGAAGTTCGACCCCGAGCAGGTCTTCAAATACTTGCCCAAGGCGACCAGCATGATGGGCGTGCCGACCTTCTATGTCCGCCTGCTGCAGGATCAGCGCCTGAGCAAGGAGGCGACGAAGCATATGCGCCTCTTCGTCTCCGGTTCGGCGCCGCTGCTGGCCGAGACGCATCGCGAATGGCGCGAGCGCACCGGCCACGCCATCCTCGAGCGCTACGGCATGACAGAGACCAACATGAACACCTCGAACCCCTATGACGGGGAGCGGGTGGCAGGCACGGTTGGCCTCCCGTTGCCCGGCGTTTCGGCCCGCGTCACTGATCCGGAGAGCGGCAAGGAACTCGCCCGCGACGAGATCGGCATGATCGAGGTCAAGGGCCCGAACGTCTTCAAGGGCTATTGGCGCAATCCCGAGAAGACGGCGGCCGAGTTCCGGGCCGACGGCTTCTTCATCACCGGCGATCTCGGTAAGATCGACCCCGCCGGCTATGTCCACATCGTCGGGCGCGGCAAGGACCTGATCATCACCGGTGGCTACAACGTCTATCCCAAGGAAGTCGAGGCCGAGATCGACGAGATGCCGGGCGTGATCGAGAGCGCCGTGATCGGCTGCCCGCATCCGGATTTCGGCGAGGGCGTCACCGCCGTGGTGGTGGCGAAGGCCGGCGCGGACATTTCCGCCGCCGGCATCGCCAAGGCGCTGGAGCAGCGCCTCGCCAAGTTCAAGCAGCCCAAGCAGGTCTTCGTCGTCGCCGACCTGCCGCGCAACACCATGGGCAAGGTCCAGAAGAACCTGCTGCGCGAGCAGTACAAGGACATCTACGCCAAGCAGCTCAAGGCGGGCGAGTAG
- a CDS encoding malonyl-CoA decarboxylase has product MAFLGDLLTSVADRGRALINFERFASNRRRPLDKLCEDLLSGRGEASGMALAQAVLDDWERLDEAGRLAFFRLLQERFGPDRERLDAALQHYRDNPDAEAIGQLHLASEPRRQELFRRLNLAPGGTHVLVRMRESLFEAMKQEPDLKAVDADFRHLFGSWFNRGFLVLRRIDWTTPANVLEKIIRYEAVHAIKDWDDLRRRLEPADRRCFAFFHPQLIDEPLIFVEVALTRESPSRIVDVLSEEREVLPASSATTAVFYSISNCQEGLRGISFGNFLIKQVAEDLKRELPGLDVFVTLSPVPGFARWLGPLLAEPAELGLTNEEAALLMQAPAEVVALDEVTEARRDKLLGQMLAQYMLRARTSSGRVIDPVARFHLGNGARLERINVGGNLSDRGLRESHGVMVNYRYELDDIEANHEAFASRNTVVASSSVKKLLRPARH; this is encoded by the coding sequence GATCGCGGCCGGGCGCTGATCAATTTCGAGCGCTTCGCCTCGAACCGCCGGCGGCCGCTCGACAAGCTCTGCGAGGACCTGCTCTCGGGCCGCGGCGAGGCTTCCGGCATGGCGCTGGCGCAGGCCGTTCTCGATGACTGGGAGCGGCTCGACGAGGCCGGTCGGCTCGCCTTCTTCCGCCTGCTGCAGGAGCGCTTCGGCCCCGATCGCGAACGGCTCGACGCCGCGCTGCAGCATTATCGCGACAATCCCGACGCCGAGGCGATCGGCCAGCTCCATCTCGCCTCCGAGCCGCGCCGGCAGGAGCTGTTCCGCCGGCTCAATCTCGCGCCCGGCGGCACGCATGTGCTGGTGCGCATGCGCGAGAGCCTGTTCGAGGCGATGAAGCAGGAGCCCGATCTCAAGGCGGTCGATGCCGATTTCCGGCACCTGTTCGGCTCCTGGTTCAATCGCGGCTTCCTGGTGCTGCGCCGGATCGACTGGACCACGCCGGCCAATGTGCTGGAGAAGATCATCCGCTACGAGGCGGTCCACGCCATCAAGGACTGGGACGATCTGCGCCGCCGGCTCGAGCCGGCCGACCGGCGCTGCTTCGCCTTCTTCCACCCGCAGCTGATCGACGAGCCGCTGATCTTCGTCGAGGTGGCGCTGACCCGCGAGAGCCCGAGCCGCATCGTCGATGTGCTGAGCGAGGAACGCGAGGTATTGCCGGCGTCCTCGGCGACCACGGCGGTGTTCTATTCGATCTCCAATTGCCAGGAGGGTTTGCGTGGCATCTCCTTCGGCAATTTCCTGATCAAGCAGGTCGCAGAGGATCTGAAACGCGAGCTGCCGGGGCTCGACGTCTTCGTTACGCTCTCGCCGGTGCCGGGTTTCGCTCGTTGGCTCGGGCCGTTGCTGGCCGAGCCGGCCGAACTCGGCCTGACCAATGAGGAGGCGGCGCTGCTGATGCAGGCGCCGGCCGAGGTCGTGGCGCTCGACGAGGTGACCGAGGCCCGCCGCGACAAGCTGCTCGGGCAGATGCTGGCGCAATACATGCTGCGGGCCCGCACGTCTTCCGGACGTGTGATCGACCCGGTCGCCCGCTTCCATCTCGGCAATGGCGCGCGGCTGGAGCGCATCAATGTCGGCGGCAACCTCTCCGACCGCGGCCTGCGCGAGTCGCATGGCGTGATGGTCAATTACCGCTACGAGCTCGACGATATCGAAGCCAATCACGAGGCCTTCGCCAGCCGCAACACCGTGGTCGCATCCTCCTCGGTGAAGAAGCTGCTGCGGCCGGCCAGACACTGA